A genomic segment from Longimicrobium sp. encodes:
- a CDS encoding PLP-dependent aminotransferase family protein: protein MTVHDTSVLLPPPDSGAVPFAPAPELAAWTHDLRPSVIGEMMGLMARPGVISFALGLPAPDLFPVEEWARAAERVLASDPGALQYRTPPRRLREQVAALMAGRGVRCRPEQVFLTTGAQQALSILARLFLEPGGTIVCERRVYMGFRQVIEPFRPRVLAVESDLETGMDVDAVEALLEEGERPAFVYCITDGHNPLGVSVSLEKRARLVRLARRFGVRVIEDDAYGLLHYDRPLPPLRAMEERGIFYVGSLSKVMAPGFRVGWLVAPEEMMDVLASAKDGSDIDTSTFAQGLVSEYLASGRFGVHLETVRAAYRLRRDTMIAALERHFPAGTRWSVPRHGALVWVELPGEVDTTALLRVALEAEGVAYVPGSAFAVDGGRAGASAMRLNFSHPTVAQIEEGIARLGRVVREAVG from the coding sequence ATGACGGTCCACGACACCTCCGTCCTCCTCCCGCCGCCGGACTCCGGCGCGGTTCCCTTCGCCCCGGCGCCCGAGCTGGCCGCCTGGACGCACGACCTGCGTCCCTCCGTCATCGGGGAGATGATGGGGCTGATGGCGCGCCCCGGGGTGATCTCCTTCGCGCTGGGGCTGCCGGCGCCCGACCTGTTCCCGGTGGAGGAGTGGGCGCGCGCGGCGGAGCGGGTGCTGGCGTCGGACCCGGGCGCGCTCCAGTACCGCACCCCCCCGCGGCGCCTGCGCGAGCAGGTGGCGGCGCTCATGGCCGGGCGCGGGGTGCGCTGCCGCCCCGAGCAGGTGTTCCTCACCACCGGCGCGCAGCAGGCGCTCTCCATCCTGGCGCGGCTCTTCCTGGAGCCGGGGGGGACGATCGTCTGCGAGCGGCGCGTCTACATGGGCTTCCGCCAGGTGATCGAGCCCTTCCGCCCCCGCGTGCTGGCGGTGGAGAGCGACCTGGAGACGGGGATGGACGTGGACGCGGTGGAGGCGCTGCTGGAGGAGGGCGAGCGGCCGGCGTTCGTCTACTGCATCACCGACGGGCACAACCCGCTGGGGGTGAGCGTGAGCCTGGAGAAGCGCGCGCGGCTGGTGCGGCTGGCGCGCCGCTTCGGCGTGCGGGTGATCGAGGACGACGCCTACGGGCTGCTGCACTACGACCGCCCGCTCCCGCCGCTCAGGGCGATGGAGGAGCGCGGGATCTTCTACGTGGGCTCGCTCTCCAAGGTGATGGCGCCGGGCTTCCGCGTGGGCTGGCTGGTGGCGCCGGAGGAGATGATGGACGTGCTGGCCAGCGCCAAGGACGGCAGCGACATCGACACCTCCACCTTCGCGCAGGGGCTGGTGTCGGAGTACCTGGCCTCCGGGCGCTTCGGGGTGCACCTGGAGACGGTGCGCGCGGCGTACCGCCTGCGGCGCGACACCATGATCGCCGCGCTGGAGCGCCACTTCCCCGCGGGGACGCGCTGGAGCGTGCCGCGGCACGGGGCGCTGGTGTGGGTGGAGCTTCCCGGCGAGGTCGACACCACCGCGCTGCTGCGCGTGGCGCTGGAGGCGGAGGGCGTGGCCTACGTCCCCGGGAGCGCCTTCGCCGTGGACGGGGGCCGCGCCGGGGCCAGCGCCATGCGGCTCAACTTCTCGCACCCCACGGTCGCGCAGATCGAGGAGGGGATCGCGCGGCTGGGGCGCGTGGTGCGCGAGGCGGTGGGGTAG